A window of Sporosarcina luteola genomic DNA:
GCATCACACTAACAATCAATCGTCTTGGCGGTGCGCTGACTTTATTCTTCACTGATGTTATAGTAGAGAACTATGAGCAGGCTGAACAGACAGATGGAGAAGTTTTCGCTAAGTTCTTTAAACTGATGCTTAAAAACGGCATCAACCTCGCCCCATCTAAATATGAAGCTTGGTTCCTGACAATTGCTCATAAAGAGGAGGACATCACTCATACACTAGAGGCGGTGGACCGTTCATTCAAAGAACTTTCCCTCCAAATGAACAAGTAAGAAACCGCACACAACATAAATACCTTTAGTAGAAAGGATAATCATATGAAACTTGGCGCCCGCATCTTCAAAACGGGTATAGCAATCGTTGCCGCATTGTTTCTGGCGGAGATGCTCAGCTTGCCGAATCCTGTCTTTGCAGGAATTGCGGCCATCTTTGCGATTCAACCATCCATTTACCGATCTTATTTAACTATAATTGAGCAGATCCAAGGTAATCTGATCGGCGCCATTACAGCCATCACCTTCGTGCTAGTATTTGGACATCAAATTGTAACTGTTGGATTTGCGGCGGTCATCATCATTTTAATCATGCTGAAGTTGGGGCTGGAGAAATCAATTTCCTTAGCTTTAGTGACGATGATTGCCATCATGGAGATCAAAGGGGATGCATTTCTATCCTTCGCTCTGCTCCGATTCGTCACCATGGTAATCGGGGTTTTATCCGCCTTTGTCGTTAATTTGCTGTTCATGCCCCCGAAGTATGAAACGAAGCTATTTCAGGCGATCCACCAAGCGCAGGACGAAATCATCAGATGGATACGGCTTGCGGGCAGACAGGCATCCGAACATATTGCAACGAAAAAATCGTTGGTGAAAATAAAGGAACGCCTTTCGAATGTCGATCTGCTCTATTCGCTTTACAAAGAGGAACGGAGCTATTTCAAGAAAAACTCCCGCTCGAAGGCGCGAAAGCTTGTCATATACAGACAGATGATTGCAACATCAAAAAGCAGTTATGAGGTGCTGGCGAGGCTTCATAACTACGAAAACGAACTGATCAACCTGCCGGAACATTTCCGGATGATGATTCAGGAGCGGCTAGATGCATTGCTCACTTATCATGAACAGATCCATCTGAAATTTGTAGGCAAATTGAAGGCGGACCGGATGATGGATAGTTTGAATGAGGAATTCATCCAACGTCAGGAAGTGATGGATATTTTCGCGAAGGAAATTGCAATCACAAAGGAAGAGGAAGAATTCACCGCTTACCACCTCCTCCATGTCCTATCCTCTTTATTGAATTACGAAGAACAGTTGGAGTATCTGGACCGGCTAATCGTTTCCAATCAACGAAGGCACGGACACGAAGTTAGCAATGAAATGCAAAACGAGATCTATTAAAAAACCATCCTTGGAAAATCCCAAGGATGTTTTTTTTAGTTTTTCATTTTCGGATCGAGCGCATCCCTTAAGCCGTCGCCCATCAAGTTGAAACCTAACACTGTAAGCATGATGGAAAGCCCAGGGAAGATCATCGTCCATGGGGCGGACTGCAAATACGACTTCGAATCGGCGAGCATTTTCCCCCATTCGGGCTGCGGCGCCTGGGCACCGAGTCCGAGAAAGCCCAGTGCTGCAGCTTCCAGGATGGCAGTTGCAACGGCCAGCGTCCCTTGTACAATGACGGGTGCCATTGAATTCGGCAGGATGTGTGAGAATAAAATACGGGCATCCTTCATTCCGATCGCCTTTGCCGCCATAATATATTCATCTTCCTTGATGCTCAGCACTTTAGATCGTATCAATCGCCCGAAATTCGGAACGTTGATGATCGCGATGGCAATCAAGGCATTTTCAAGCCCTGGCCCCAAAACGGAAACGATAGCAATAGCGAGCAGAATCGATGGAAATGCAAGCATAATATCAAAAATCCTTGATATGATCGTGTCCGTCCACCGGCCGTAATAGCCGGCAACAATTCCTAGGAAACTGCCGACGATGACCGAGGCGATGACTGATAGGAATCCGACAGAAAGCGATATCCGTGCTCCGTGGATAATGCGTGACAGGATATCCCTGCCGAAATCATCCGTTCCAAGCCAATATTCCGCTGAAGGCGGTTGGAGCCTATCCGCAGGCATTTGCTGATTGATCCCTTCTTTTGCAATGAAAGGACCGAAAATGGCTAGAAGCACGAAAAAGAGGATGATGACCATTCCGGCAACCGCCACCTTGCTCTTCCTGAAGTTCCGCCAAGCCTCACGCCACGGGCCCGTCGTCCTCTCTATTTCCGCTTCCACAATCCCATCCATTTTAGGTGTAAATTCAGACATTCCGCATTCCCCCTTCCTCAGTCATATTTAATCCTCGAATCGATCAGACTATAAAGTAAGTCGACAATCAAGTTGATCATGACGAAGATGAAGGCGACAACAAGAATAGCGGATTGAATGACGGGATAATCCCGGAAGTTGATGGCGTCGTAAATATACCGCCCGATGCCCGGCCACGCAAAGATTGTTTCAGTCAAAATGGCGCCGCCGAGCAGCATTCCCATTTGCAGACCGATAATCGTCAATACGGGAATGACTGCATTTTTGAACGCATGCTTGTAAACGACCCAAAACATTTTCTGCCCCTTCGCACGGGCAGTTCGGATGTAATCGGAACGCATGACCTCTAGCATGCTTGAGCGCGTCATCCGCGCGATGATCGCCATCGGAATCGTCGCCAATGCAATGCCGGGCAATATGAGATGGCGAAGCACTTGATATAATTGATCGAATCGGCCTTGGATGATCGTGTCGATGATGTACAGATTGGTGATCGCATGGACGGGATCCCTTACTTGCTCCCTCCCTGCTGTAGGAAGCCAGCTGAATTCAATAGCAAATGCCCATTGTCCTAAAAGCCCCAACCAAAAGATCGGCATGGAAACACCAACGAGCGCCAAAATCATCGCTATGTAGTCAAACCACGAATTTTGGAACCACGCCGAGACGATGCCTGCGTTTACTCCTACGATTATTGCGATTATCATTGCAAAGAAAGCGAGCTCCATCGTTGCGGCCAGATGCGGCCAAATTTCATCGGCGACTGGAAGCCGGGTGCGCATGGACTCCCCAAGATTGCCTTGTAAAATCCCGCCTAAATACTTGAAGAATTGAATAAACCACGGTTGGTCCAGCCCTAGTCTCGCGTTCATTGCTGCGATTGCCTCTGGCGACGCCTGCTGCCCTAAAATGACTTGGGCAGGGTTTCCGGGAATCGCCCGGACCATCATGAAAACGATGAAAACCATACCAAGAAGAACAGGTATTAACTGCAATAATCTTTTGCCGATGTAACTGAGCATTTCATTCACCTCACCAAAATCATTCGGATTCCGACAAACTTCACCTTCCCCAACTGCCACTCCAATAGGAAAAGGGGGAAATCGAACGACTCCCCCCTTACTGGTCAACGCAACGTGAAAAGCGGTTCCATTATTTGAATTCTACGTTCGATAATAGATCTGATCCTGTCGGATGCGGAACGAATCCAGTTAAATCCTTAGATGCCGCGAGAAGTGGTGTAGAGTGCGCAATTGGTACCCAAGGCGCCTCTTCATGGATGATCTCTTGTGCTTTCTTATAAAGCTCGATTCGTTTATCCTCATCCACTTCCGTTTGCGCATCGATGAATAGTTTATGCATTTCATCGTTTTTGAAGTACGTATAGTTGTTGCTGCCAATATTATCTTCATCTAGTAAAACATATAGGAAGTTGTCGGCATCACCGTTATCTCCTGTCCAGCCAAGCATGAAAGCATCCGCTTCCCCTTTGCTCGCTTTATCGAGATACGTCGGCCACTCAAAGGATACGATTTTCGCCTTGACTCCAATTTCAGCTAAATTGCTTTGAATGACCTCAGCAACTTTTGCTCCATCTGGCATGTACGGACGCGGAACAGGCATAGCCCATAGTTCCATTTCGAAGCCGTCTGGATAGCCTGCTTTCGCTAAAAGTTCTTTCGCTTTTTCAGGGTTGTATTCATACTCTTCAATGTCATCGTTATAGCCTGAAATGGAAGGCGGCATCGGGTTTTTCGCGCTGTTCGCCCTTCCTTCGAAGAATGATTCAATGATTGTCTTCTTATCGATTGCATAGTTCATCGCCTGACGCACTTCTTTCTTATCGAAAGGAGGGCGAGTCACCGTTAACCCAAGATACCCGACGTTCATCGACGGACGTTCAATCAATTGCAGATCGGCATTCCCTTCGATCTTTTCACCGTCAGCAGGATTGATGCCGTCCGCAAGATCGATTTCCCCGGCAATAAGTGCATTCAAACGTGCGGAGTTGTCCGGGTAGGATCGGAAAATGACTTTATCCAATTTCGGCAATCCTTTTTGCCAATACTCATCGAATTTTTCAATCGTGATCGATTCATTCGGTTTCCAGTTAACAAACTTGAATGGGCCCGTACCGACAGGATTCCTTTCAAATTGGTCATCGCCTTTTTCGAATGCTGTCGGGCTTGCAATTGCGAACATGCTCATTGCAATGTTTTTCAAGAACGGAGCCTGTGCCCGTTTCAGCTTGATGATGACCGTGTGATCTCCGTCAGCTGTGACTGACTCGATCACGTGCTCTTCATCGTCTTTAAATCCGCCGAACATGGATTTGTAATACGGGAATTTATCCGCATCCCCATTCGCCCAGCGCTCAAAGTTCTTGACGACCGCTTCAGCATTGAAATCGGTACCATCATGGAATTTGACGCCTTCCTGCAATTTGAATGTGTACGTCAAACCGTCATCCGTGTTCCATTCTTTTGCAAGGCCTGGCTGGATTGTCGTATCTTCCTTGCCGAAATTCAACAGCGTTTCGTATAGATTGACTGTCACTTTAAACGTTTCGCCTTCCGTGACCCTCGACGGATCAAGCGAAGTTGAGTCGCCGCCGCGACCGAAGACTAATGTATCCTTTGTACTTCCACTGCTCCCTTCGCCGCCACAGGCAGCGAGTACAGTAGACAGAACTAGCAATAATAATAACGCAGCTGACCACATTCTCTTTTTATTCATAGAGACCCCTCCAATTGTTTTATATCATCGTCGACCTGACTCACGTATAGGTGGCAGGCGACAGAATGACCGGTAGTTTGTTCCGTGAGTTGCGGTGAAACTTTAGTGCAAATGTCCATCTTGAATGGACAACGTGTATGGAATGTGCACCCGGTTGGCGGGTCAGCAGGATTGGGGATGTCTCCTTCTATGATGATCTGTTCTTTCTGATAGTCCGGATCCGGAACGGGCACAGCAGATAATAACGCTTGTGTATATGGATGCAACGGCTTTTCGTAAAGCTGTTCACTATCCGCAACCTCCACCATCTTCCCTAAATACATGACAGCGACACGATCGCTAATATGCCGAACGACGCCGAGATCATGGGCGATGAAAATATAAGTGAGGTTGAACTCCTTTTGAAGGTCTTGCATCAAGTTCAATACTTGCGCTTGGATGGAAACGTCCAACGCCGAAACGGGCTCATCTGCTATGATCAGTTTCGGATTCGTCATTAAGGCGCGTGCAATACCGATTCGTTGCCTTTGCCCCCCGCTGAATTGATGGGGATAGCGCTTCGCATGATAGGCATTCAATCCGACGATTTCCAAAAACTCGCGGACCTTCTTCTTCCTTTCCTTTGCGTCCGAAACGCCATGGACGATGAGTGGCTCCTCCAAAATCTTGCCTATCGTATGGCGTGGATTCAACGATGCATAAGGATCCTGGAAAACCATCTGGATATCGCGGCGTGTTTTTCTCATCTCTTCATGACTCAATGACGCAAGGTCTTTCCCGTCAAACTCGATTTGTCCGTCTGTAGGTTCCAGCAAGCGCATGAGCACACGCCCCGTTGTGGATTTTCCGCAACCGCTTTCACCGACGATTCCAAGCGTCTCCCCTTCATTAACGAAAAACGAGACGTCGTCGACAGCCTTCACATAACCGACCGTTTTTCCGAACATCCCTTTTTTCACGGGAAAGTACTTTTTCAGGTTTTCAACTTTCAACAAAGGCGTTGTGGACATCCGACTTCACCCTTCCTTCGTTATATAGGAAACATCTCGTCTGATGGACATCCGCAGTTTCATAAAGCTCCGGGTTTTCCTGATAGCACCGGTCAAACGCAAATTCGCACCGTGCCGCGAACCGGCAGCCGCTCGTTATGGAACCTGGCTTCGGCACATTCCCTGGAATGGAATGAAGCCGATCCTTTTTAACACGCATATCCGGCACTGACTGAATCAGGCCCTTTGTATACGGATGCTGGGGATCTTCAAAAATGAGTTTGGTCGGGGCCTCTTCGATGATTTGCCCCGCATACATGACGATGACCCGCTCACAAGTTTCCGCAACAACTCCAAGATCATGGGTAATCAATAATATGGCAGTCCCCAATCGTACATTCAAATCTTTCATCAATTTCAATATTTGCGCTTGGATCGTCACATCCAGAGCTGTCGTCGGTTCATCCGCAATCAATATTTTCGGGTTGCAGACGAGTGCCATCGCGATCATGACCCTTTGCCGCATCCCACCGGACAATTGGTGCGGATAATCTTTCAGCAAAGCTTCTGCACGAGGCAGGCCGACCAACTTCAACATCTCAACGGCCCTTTCCTGCGCCTGCTTTTTAGACCAGCCTTTTTCGTGGATCAAGATTGCTTCGACCATTTGGTTGCCAATCGTGAATAAAGGATTCAAAGACGTCATCGGCTCCTGAAAAATCATCGCTATGTCATTACCTCGGATCTGTCTCATCTCTTTTTCTGATAAACCGATTAGATCGCGTCCGTTGTACACAATTTCCCCGCCTGCAATTTTTCCAGGCGGACTAGGTACGAGCCCCATTATTGATAGGGAGGTAACACTTTTTCCGCATCCTGATTCCCCTACGATTCCTAAAATCTCGCCATCCCGGAGATGAAAATCGATATGATCAACCGCCGGGACTTTTCCGGAGTCTGTGAAAAAGGTAGTCTGCAAGTCTTTTACATCAAGAATTTTATTCCTTTTGTTCATCAGATCACCTTTTCGCTTTATGTGTTTTCTGA
This region includes:
- a CDS encoding FUSC family protein, whose amino-acid sequence is MKLGARIFKTGIAIVAALFLAEMLSLPNPVFAGIAAIFAIQPSIYRSYLTIIEQIQGNLIGAITAITFVLVFGHQIVTVGFAAVIIILIMLKLGLEKSISLALVTMIAIMEIKGDAFLSFALLRFVTMVIGVLSAFVVNLLFMPPKYETKLFQAIHQAQDEIIRWIRLAGRQASEHIATKKSLVKIKERLSNVDLLYSLYKEERSYFKKNSRSKARKLVIYRQMIATSKSSYEVLARLHNYENELINLPEHFRMMIQERLDALLTYHEQIHLKFVGKLKADRMMDSLNEEFIQRQEVMDIFAKEIAITKEEEEFTAYHLLHVLSSLLNYEEQLEYLDRLIVSNQRRHGHEVSNEMQNEIY
- the nikC gene encoding nickel transporter permease yields the protein MSEFTPKMDGIVEAEIERTTGPWREAWRNFRKSKVAVAGMVIILFFVLLAIFGPFIAKEGINQQMPADRLQPPSAEYWLGTDDFGRDILSRIIHGARISLSVGFLSVIASVIVGSFLGIVAGYYGRWTDTIISRIFDIMLAFPSILLAIAIVSVLGPGLENALIAIAIINVPNFGRLIRSKVLSIKEDEYIMAAKAIGMKDARILFSHILPNSMAPVIVQGTLAVATAILEAAALGFLGLGAQAPQPEWGKMLADSKSYLQSAPWTMIFPGLSIMLTVLGFNLMGDGLRDALDPKMKN
- a CDS encoding ABC transporter permease gives rise to the protein MLSYIGKRLLQLIPVLLGMVFIVFMMVRAIPGNPAQVILGQQASPEAIAAMNARLGLDQPWFIQFFKYLGGILQGNLGESMRTRLPVADEIWPHLAATMELAFFAMIIAIIVGVNAGIVSAWFQNSWFDYIAMILALVGVSMPIFWLGLLGQWAFAIEFSWLPTAGREQVRDPVHAITNLYIIDTIIQGRFDQLYQVLRHLILPGIALATIPMAIIARMTRSSMLEVMRSDYIRTARAKGQKMFWVVYKHAFKNAVIPVLTIIGLQMGMLLGGAILTETIFAWPGIGRYIYDAINFRDYPVIQSAILVVAFIFVMINLIVDLLYSLIDSRIKYD
- a CDS encoding ABC transporter substrate-binding protein; amino-acid sequence: MNKKRMWSAALLLLLVLSTVLAACGGEGSSGSTKDTLVFGRGGDSTSLDPSRVTEGETFKVTVNLYETLLNFGKEDTTIQPGLAKEWNTDDGLTYTFKLQEGVKFHDGTDFNAEAVVKNFERWANGDADKFPYYKSMFGGFKDDEEHVIESVTADGDHTVIIKLKRAQAPFLKNIAMSMFAIASPTAFEKGDDQFERNPVGTGPFKFVNWKPNESITIEKFDEYWQKGLPKLDKVIFRSYPDNSARLNALIAGEIDLADGINPADGEKIEGNADLQLIERPSMNVGYLGLTVTRPPFDKKEVRQAMNYAIDKKTIIESFFEGRANSAKNPMPPSISGYNDDIEEYEYNPEKAKELLAKAGYPDGFEMELWAMPVPRPYMPDGAKVAEVIQSNLAEIGVKAKIVSFEWPTYLDKASKGEADAFMLGWTGDNGDADNFLYVLLDEDNIGSNNYTYFKNDEMHKLFIDAQTEVDEDKRIELYKKAQEIIHEEAPWVPIAHSTPLLAASKDLTGFVPHPTGSDLLSNVEFK
- a CDS encoding ABC transporter ATP-binding protein; this encodes MSTTPLLKVENLKKYFPVKKGMFGKTVGYVKAVDDVSFFVNEGETLGIVGESGCGKSTTGRVLMRLLEPTDGQIEFDGKDLASLSHEEMRKTRRDIQMVFQDPYASLNPRHTIGKILEEPLIVHGVSDAKERKKKVREFLEIVGLNAYHAKRYPHQFSGGQRQRIGIARALMTNPKLIIADEPVSALDVSIQAQVLNLMQDLQKEFNLTYIFIAHDLGVVRHISDRVAVMYLGKMVEVADSEQLYEKPLHPYTQALLSAVPVPDPDYQKEQIIIEGDIPNPADPPTGCTFHTRCPFKMDICTKVSPQLTEQTTGHSVACHLYVSQVDDDIKQLEGSL
- a CDS encoding ABC transporter ATP-binding protein, with amino-acid sequence MNKRNKILDVKDLQTTFFTDSGKVPAVDHIDFHLRDGEILGIVGESGCGKSVTSLSIMGLVPSPPGKIAGGEIVYNGRDLIGLSEKEMRQIRGNDIAMIFQEPMTSLNPLFTIGNQMVEAILIHEKGWSKKQAQERAVEMLKLVGLPRAEALLKDYPHQLSGGMRQRVMIAMALVCNPKILIADEPTTALDVTIQAQILKLMKDLNVRLGTAILLITHDLGVVAETCERVIVMYAGQIIEEAPTKLIFEDPQHPYTKGLIQSVPDMRVKKDRLHSIPGNVPKPGSITSGCRFAARCEFAFDRCYQENPELYETADVHQTRCFLYNEGRVKSDVHNAFVES